CGCCGACCGGCTCGGGTACGACGAGGTGTGGGCGGGGGAGGGGCCCACCTGGGACTCGTTCGTACTCGCCGCAGCCGTCGGACACGTCACGGAGCGCGTCTCCGTGACGGCCGGACCCGTGCCGGTCTCGGTCCGGGACCCCCTCACCATCGCCCGGGGCGCCGCGTCGGCCGCGGCCGTGATCGGCCGCCCGGTCGGCGTCGCCCTCGGGACCTCCAGCAAGCGGGTCGTCGAAGGGGTGCACGGCAGGCCCCGGACCCGGCCGGCCGCCGAACTCGCCCGGTCCGCGGAAGCTGTCCGCGCCCTTCTGCACGGTGAGCCCGGCGAGCCGATCATGCCCGGCAGCTCCTTCCGCCGCCGGCAGCGGCCGCCGGGCGGCCCGCTCACCGTGGCCGCCTTCGGCGACCGGGCGATCGCGGCGGCCGCCGAACACGCGGACCGGATGCTCCTCGACGTCGTCTCACCCGAGCAGGTCGCCGCACTGCGCGCCAAGCTCGCCGCCGCCGAGCGCGTCGGCCGGACACCGCCACGGCTCGCCGCGTGGCTGCCCGCGGCGGTCGACCCCGAGCCGGAGTCGGTCCGCCAGATCCTGGGCAGCGTCGTCGGCTACCTGACGGTGCCGGGCTACAGCGACATGTTCACCACGGCAGGCTTCGGCGAGTCGGTCGAACAGGCGCGGTCCGGCGCCGACCGGGAGGCACTGCTCGCCAAGCTCCCGCGGGAGGCCGCGACCACGGTCGGCCTGGTGGGCGACCTCGCCGCCGTCGAGGCCCGGATCGCCGCCTACGCCGCTGCGGGTCTGGACGAGATCGCCCTCGTCCCCGCCACCGACGGCGATCCGGCAGGCGAACGCACGCTGACCGCGCTGGCGCCGGGCGCGCGCGAGGGCACACCGTCCGCCACGCGGCGGAACACCACCTGAGGAACGGCTCCACCGGGAACGGGCACGGGTGACGGGGCGCGGGTGGTCGCGTGCCCTGCGCCCGTCACCCGTGCCCATTCGGCTGCCCCGAGCACGAGGGATCGGACGGACCTGCGTGGGTCCGTGCGACGATCGATTCGCGTGCAGTCGCAATCGAATCCGTCGTCGGGCCTTGATCCGGTGGCGTATCCCTTCGTAGCATCGCCGTATTCGTTCACCGGACCGAAGGAGCCCCTCGATGGACCGCACCCGTCTGCAGCAGCTCCTGGCCCGGGAGAGCGCCGAGGCCGAGCGCCGCAACCCGCGCTCCAAGGCCGCCTACGAACGGGCCGAGCATCTGTTCGGCAGGGTCCCGATGACCTGGATGAACAAGACGGCGGGAGCCTTTCCGCGGTACCTGGACACGGCACGCGGCGCCCGCGTCACGGACATCGACGGTCACGAGTACGTCGACTTCTGCCTCGGCGACACCGGCGCGATGGCCGGACACTCCCCGGCCGTGGTGGCCGAGGCCGTGCAGCGCCGCTTCGCCGAGAGCGGTGGCGCGACCGCGATGCTGCCCACCGAGGAGGCGGAGTGGGTCGGCGCCGAGCTGACCCGCCGCTTCGGACTCGCCCGCTGGAGTTTCGCGCTCACCGCGACCGACGCCAACCGCTGGTCGATACGGCTCGCGCGGGCCGTCACCGGACGCCCCAAGATCCTCGTGAACAGCTACAGCTACCACGGCAGTGTCGACGAATCGCTGATCGTGGTCGGCCCCGACGGACAGGGCACCGCCCGCCCCGGCAACGTCGGCGCACCCTGCGACGTCACCCTCACCAGCCGCGTCGCCGAGTTCAACGACCTCGCCCAGCTGGAGCGCGAACTCGCCCACGGAGACGTCGCCGCCGTCCTCATGGAGCCCGCGCTCACCAACATCGGCATCGTCCTGCCCGAACCGGGCTACCTGGAGGGGGTCCGCGAGCTCACCCGCCGCTACGGCACCCTCCTCATCAACGACGAGACGCACACCTTCTCCGCCGGACCGGGCGGCTGCACCGCGGCCTGGGACCTGGAGCCGGACATCCTCACCATCGGCAAGGCGATCGGCGGGGGCATCCCGGCCGGGGCCTACGGCCTCTCGGCCGACCTCGCCGAACAACTGCTGGGCCGCGCCGACCTCGACCTGATCGACATGGGCGGGGTCGGCGGCACCCTCGCCGGGAACGCCCTCTCCGTCGCCGCGATGCGGGCCACCCTCGAACACGTCCTCACCGACGGGGCGTTCGCCGCCATGGCGACGCTCTCCGAGCGGTTCGAGGCCGGGGTGCGCGCGGGTATCGAGCGGTGGGAGCTCCCGTGGTCGGTGAGCCGCCTCGGCGCCCGTACCGAGTACCGGTTCGCCGACCCCGCGCCGCGCACCGGCACCGCGTCGGCGGCCGCCGCCGACACGGAACTCGAGGACTTCCTCCACCTGTACCTCGCCAACCGGGGCATCCTCCTCACCCCCTTCCACAACATGGCGCTGATGTGCCCCGACACCACCGAGCGGGACGTCGACCTGCACACCGAGGTCTTCGCCGGCGCGCTCGCCGAACTGGCCGGCTGAACGCCGCCGTTCACCCCCTGCGAGCCGGACGGAAAGGAACCGCGTGGACGAGATCGACAAGGCCATCCTGCGCGAACTGCAGATCGACGGCCGTATCGCCTACGCCGAACTCGGCCCGAAGGTCGGCCTGTCGGCGTCCGCCGCCCGCCAGCGGCTGCAACGCCTGCTCGACTCCCAGGCGGTGCAGGTTGTCGGCGTCACCGACCCGATGGGCATGGGCGGTCAGGCGATGGCTCTGCTCGGCATCGGCGTCGACGGGGATCCACGAGCCGTCGCCGACACGCTCGCCGAACGGACCGAGGTGGTCTACTCGGTGCTGACCTCGGGCGGCTTCGACCTGTTCGCCGAGGTCGTCTGCGCGGGCCCGCGCGAGCTGCTGGACTTCGTCAACGACGTCGTGCGGCCGGTCGAAGGGGTCCGCCAGGTGCAGTCGTTCCCGTACTTCGGGATCCACACGCACCGGTTCCTCTGGAACGTCGGCTGAACGGACGCCCCGCGGGGGCTACGGCGCGGTACTGCGCGGCGACGTCTTCTCGGGCGTGGCGACCTGCACGCCGAGCGGGCGGGCCAGACCGATCACCCCCTCGTCCAGACGCTGGAGATGGCGCAGGACCCGGCCGGTGACACGGTCGTGGCGCGGGAGACCCGGCGCGTCCGGCTCCAGCATCGAGGCGAGACTCGCACCCGTCTCCGCGACCCCGTCGGCGCTCTCGTCCTCGACCCGCGCGACGAGGACGTCGATGTTGTGGCTGATGCGCCGGCCGGCGAGCTTGAGCCGCGGGTCGGCCGCCACCGTCCGGCTGTAGGGCAGGAGTTCGGCCGTCGCCGCCAGCGACCGGGCGTGGTACGCGCAGGTCTCCAGCAGGGCGACGAGATAGCGGGCGGTCTGGCGACGGGCCCGGAGCGGGGTGATCGGGTGCGTCAACGGCTGCGTGGAGGACCGCAGATCCTCCAGCGCCGTGTCGAGGTCACGCGCCTTGTCGAGCAGATCGAGCGCCACCCCACCGCTCAACTGGTCGACCGCCGCGCTGCTCACGTCCCCGAGCCGGGTCAGCACGGTGGCGAGGAGCTCGTCGGTACGCCGGTCCGTGGGCACCGGCAGCACCAGGGCCGCCGCGACCACCCCGCAGGCGGCGCCGAGCGCCGTCTCCTCGATCCGCAGGAAGAGCACCGAGGCGCTGTAGGTGTTGAGCAGCGTGTACAGCAGTCCCAGCATCGCCGTCACGAAGAACGACATCAGGGCGTACGACAGCGGGGCGGTGAAGAACATCGCGAAGATGAACAGCAGCACCAGCGTGAACGCGATCCAGGTGTGGTCACCCACCACACCGGCCAGTCCGACACCCGCGACCACGCCGAGTACGGTCCCGAGCAGCCGGCGGTAGCCCTTGACCAGGATCTCCCCGGTCGACGACGTGTTGAGGAAGACGACCCAGCAGGTCAGCACCGCCCAGTACCAGCGCTGGCTGGACAGGAACTCCCCGCCGACGATGGCGAGCGCCGAACCGACCGAGACCTGCACCGCCGCGCGCGTCGTCGGCCGCTGCAGACCCTTGCGCGCCGACTCGTCCTCCTCGGCCTCCTCGGCGCCCGCGATGGCGACTTCCTCGGCGTCCAGCTCCTCGCGCGAACGTGTCGTCTCCGGCGAGTCGTCCGACTCGTCCTGGGGCCCGTCGAGCGCCAGCCGCAGACCGAGCACGGAGCGCGCCGCCTCGCCGATACCGCGGAACACGTCCTGCACGGCGGCCGAGGCGCGCGGCAGGTTCTCCTCGTCCCGGTAGCCGAGCAGGCGGTTGCGGACCTGGGCCACACCGGTGCCGCGCTCACCGGAGACCGGTCGGGCGACGAGCATCCGGAGCGCGTCGAGGTCGCGCCGCAGGACCGCGGTCGTGTCGTGCTGCGGCAGCAGCCGGTCGCCCGGCGCGGGCAGCGGCGCGTCCGGCAGGTGCAGGGTGAGGGTGTCGGCCCGCTCGGCGCTGCGCGCGGTGAGGATGAGGACACCGAGCCGCTCAGCGGAGATCTCCGCGTCGGCAACCCGGCGCTGGAGCAGCGAGGCGACGGTGCTGTCGCTCGTGCCCTCCTCCAGACGGCCCTGGATCATCATCGCGCTCTCGTGCAGCCGCGCGGTGTTCTGCCGCACGTCCTCCAGCGCCTTCTCGGCCCGGTCGGGAGTGGCGTCGAGGAGGTCGATCTGCGCGGACACCAGTTGGGCGAGTCGCGCCCGGAACGCCTCGCGCAGCCGCAGCAGGACGCGTTCGGGTGTCTCGACGACGAGCCCGAAGCGGACGACGGCACTGCAGACGAAGGCGACGGCGAGCGTCGCGACCAGTCCGGGGAGCGTGGAGAAGGTGACGCCGACGAACAGCGAGACGAAGTAGATCTGGAACCCGATGAGCCCGAGCGCCCACCCGCGGTCGCCGAACCGGCGACTGTAGACCGCCGTGAAGATGAGTGCGACGAAGAAGAGGTCACCCGCGACGACATGGTGGTTCAGCCACGCGCCGAGCGTCATCGCGACGATGGCGACGGGCAGCCCGAGGAGGAGGGTGCGGGCCTGGTCGCCGCGCTGCTTCTCCTTGATCGCGAACGTGCCGACCATCGCGGTCATCGCACCGGCCACCATGTGAGTGACATCGGCGCCGAGCAGGCTCAGGACGGCGAGCGCCAACGCGATGGCACCGACGGTCCGGAGGCCGGCCATCAGCCGCAGCAACCCCGGGTCGGAGGCCGCGTACCGGTCCCAGATCCCCGCCCGACTCGGCTTGGTCACTGTCCTCACGCTGCGCTTTTCCCCGCTCCCGCGTCATGATCCGGAACTCCAGCATGGCATGCGCGGGTCGCACGGTCCGCGTTGCCCCACCGACCCTCCGCGCCGGCCGTGGGACACGGCCGACCGAGTTCCGTCCGGCGGAGGCCGATCGCGCGCCGCCGGGATCCGGGGGCGGCGGCGGTCGGCAGCGCACGGGGACTCCTCACGGCCTGGGCCGCAGGAAGACCTCGTCCTCGTAGCACCACGCCCAGGTCTCGCCCGGCTCCACCGACCGGACGAGCGGGTGGCCGGACCGCTCGTGGTGGGCGTGGGCGTGCTGCCCCCGCGAACTGTCGCAGCAGCCGACATGGCCGCAGGTCAGACAGGCGCGCAGATGGACCCAGGTGCCGCCCCGGGCGAGGCACTCCGCGCACCCTTCCGTGCCCGGGAGGCCTGTCCCGGGCACGGCCTGCTCCCGGTGGGAGCAGCTCCGTCCTTGCGGTCGTCCGCCGTCGGGCGCCACCACCCAGCCCTGTGCCGTCGCGTCGTCCGGTGTCATACGTCGAGTCTCCCCGCCCGACACGGGCCACGCAGTCCGTCCGGAGGCCGGATCGCCGAGAAGCGCGATGAGGGTGCCGAAAGGGCGCCGGTCAGAAGATCACGGTGCACCATCGGTTGGCGGCAGCGGCGGCGGCGCCGGCGGACCGGTCCGGGGCAGGCGGCGCTCCGGGGCCCTCGGACCGTCGGACGACCGGTGCCGCGGAGGCGTCGGGGCGGTGCCGGTCCCGGCCGGTCGGAACCGCCGTGTGCTGGGGACCGACGGCTTTCGGCCCGTTGATCGGATCAGCTGGTGACATGGCCGGTGAACGAGCGAGCGCCCGGCGAGGACACGGCGAGGACACGGCGCCGGACCCCGGGCCGGCGCGTGACGAAGATCATCCTTGTCATGAATCTGTTTGCATCTGCCACGAACGAGTAAACGAGCCTCTGGACATCTCCTGGGCTCAGAGCAGAGAAGACACAGAAGGCAGAGAGGACGCTTCATGGCGGTCACCGAGACGAACCCTGTCGATCCGGAGGCGGTCAAGCGTCATCGCACGCTGTTCAGAGCCGTACGGAGGCGCAGGAATCCCCCGCTGCGGCGGACCGACATCACGGTCACGGACGAGGCGGCGGTCAAGCGCGCGGTGAAGGCGGCGTCGCTCGGCAACGCCATGGAGTGGTTCGACTTCGGCATCTACAGCTACCTCGCCGTCACCATCGGACACGTCTTCTTCCCGTCCGGGAACGGCACCGTCCAGCTGCTGTCGTCGTTCGCGACCTTTGCCGTGTCCTTCCTGGTCCGCCCGCTCGGCGGCATGGTCTTCGGGCCCATGGGCGACCGGATCGGCCGCAAGAAGGTACTGGCCGTCACCATGATCATGATGGCGGTCGGCACCTTCGCCATCGGGCTGATCCCCTCGTACGCCACCATCGGTTTCTGGGCCCCGGTCCTGCTGATCCTGTTCCGTCTCGTGCAGGGCTTCTCCACGGGCGGCGAGTACGGCGGTGCCTCCACGTTCATCGCCGAGTACGCGCCGGACCGGCGCCGCGGCTTCTTCGGCAGCTTCCTGGAGCTGGGCACGCTCGCCGGGTACGTGGGCGCGGCCGGCCTGGTCACGGTGCTGACCTCCGCGCTGGGCAGCGACGGCATGGAGTCCTGGGGCTGGCGCGTGCCGTTCCTGGTGGCGGGGCCGATCGGTCTCGTCGGTCTCTATCTGCGACTGCGCCTCGACGAGACGCCCGCGTTCCGGAAACTGGAGGGCGAGTCCGCGCACAAGGCCTCCGACGCCGCCTCCGCCGTGGAGACGACCGCCAAGGGAGACCTCGCGAAGATCTTCCGCGACTACTGGCCGACGCTCATCCTGTGCATCTGTCTGGTCGGCGCCTACAACATCACCGACTACATGCTGCTGTCGTACATGCCGACCTACCTGTCCGACGAGATGGGCTACAGCGAGACGCACGGGCTGCTCATCCTGATCGCCACCATGGTGGTGCTCATGCTGATCATCAGCCAGGTCGGCAAGCTCTCCGACCGCTTCGGCCGCAAGCCGCTGCTCATGGCCGGCATGCTCGGCTTCCTGGTCCTGTCCGTCCCGGCCTTCCTGCTGGTCCAGCAGGGCAGCCTGGTGGCGGTGTCGGTCGGCATGCTGATGCTGGGGCTCTCGCTGGTCTGCATGCTCGGCACGATGTCGGCGGCCCTGCCCGCGCTGTTCCCGACCCAGGTCCGCTACGGCTCCCTCTCGGTCGGCTACAACCTCTCGGCCTCCCTCTTCGGCGGGACGACCCCGCTGGTGATCACCGCGCTCATCTCGGTGACGGGAAGCGAACTGATGCCCGCCTACTACGCGATGGGGGCGGCCCTCGTCGGCATCGTCGCGGTGGCCTGCATGAAGGAGACTGCTCGGCAGCCGCTGGCCGGATCGCCGCCCGCCGTGGGCACTCCGGAGGAGGCCGCCGAACTGGTGGAGAGCCAGGCACCGGTCCTGCGGTTCTGAGGTCCTGGGCTCGCGTCCGGCCGGAGACGACCGGACGTGTCCGGCGCGCGGCAGCCGTCGTCGCACGGCTGCCGCGCGTCCGTCGCGTCCGTCGCGTCCGCTGCGTCCGCGGAGGAGCGGCCGCCGTACATCCGAGCGGGTGGCGGCCGTAGGTCCGGGCGGGCGGTGTCCCGCCTCTTGTGGGAGCGCTCCCAAGGCGCCACCATGCCGTGCATGAGCGCATCGCCGAGCATTCGTCCCTACCGGCCCGCCGACCGGTCCGCCGTCGCCGACGTCTGTGTGAGCACCGCGGACGAGGGAGGGGACTCACGTGCCCTGTTCCCGGACGAGGGGCTGATGCCGGCGATCTTCGCGGAGCCCTACTGCCATCTGGAGCCCGACCTCGCCTTCGTCCTCGACGACGGCGGCGGACGGGCGGTGGGCTACGTCATCGGTACGGCGGACACCGCGGCGTTCGTCGCGCGGTTCCGGGAGTCCTGGATCCCGCGGGTCACGCATCGCTATCCGCCGCTCACGGGGGTGCCGCGCTCGCCCGCCGAGGAGATGGTCGGGCTGCTGCACACCCCCGAACGCATGGTCCTTGCCGAACTGGCCGCGTATCCCGCGCACCTGCACATCGACCTGCTGCCGGAGTATCAACGCCGCGGTCATGGAAGGGCGTTGATGCACACCCTGCTGACCGCGCTGCACGACCGCGGGGTGCCCGCCGTCCATCTCGGCATGGTCACCGCGAACAAGGCGGCCCGGGCGTTCTACGACCGGCTCGACTTCCACGAGATACCCGTCGCAGACCCGGGACCGCTCACGTATCTCGGCAGGTCCACGGTGGTCGCGTAGGGGCGTGCGCCGAAAGGGAGTTGACGGACGCGAGCGCCGTACGGCCTTCCGTCGGTCTCCGGGAAGGACGTACGGCGCTCGCGTCCGGGAACACCGGTTCGGGCGAGGCGGTCGGGCGACGGCCGCCCGCCGAGACAGGTGCGGACCGCCTGTCGGTCCGCGGTGTCAGCGCGCGGCGGCGGTCACCTCGGGCGCGGCCGTCGGGTCCGCCGTGTCGGTACCGGCCGTGGCACGGACCGCCGGGATGACGGCCGCGATCGCCGCGGCGACCAGGGCGACGCAGCCGCCGACGACGAGCCCGGTGCGGAAACCGTTCTCGGAGGTGAAGGTGTAGCCGCCCGCGGTGGTCGTCATCTGCGCGAGGACGACGCCGACGACCGCCGAGCCGACCGAGGTGCCGAGCGAGCGCATGAGGGTGTTGAAGCCGTTGGCCGCGGCGGTCTCGGAGAGGGGCACGGAACTCATGATGAGCGCGGGCATGGAGCCGTAGGCGAGTCCGACCCCGCTGCTGACGACCATGCCGACGAGCATGAGACCCCAGGCCGTGCTCATCAGGGCCAGCGACAGGCCGTAGCCGAGGGCGATGATCAGGACACCGCAGACCAGGGTGAACTTCGGGCCGCGGGCGTCGGTGAGCTTCCCGCCGAAGGGGGAGACGATCATCATCATGATGCCGCCCGGCGCCATCCACAGGCCGGCCGCGAGCATCGACTGCCCGAGGCCGTAGCCGGTGGCCTCGGGGAACTGGAGCAGCTGCGGGATGATCAGCATGCTGGCGTACATGCCGAACCCGACGAAGATCGAGGCGACGTTGGTCAGCAGGACGCGGGGGCGGCCCGTCGTGCGCAGGTCGACCAGCGGGTCCCGGGTGCGCAGTTCCCAGGCGCCCCAGGCGACCAGGACCACGACGGCGCCGACGAGGAGTCCGAGCGTCGTGGCGGATCCCCAGCCCCAGTCGGCGCCCTTGGAGACGCCGAGGAGCAGGCACACCAGGCCGACGCCCAGCCCGAGCGCCCCGAGGGCGTCGAAGCGCTGACCCTTGGCACTGGCCGGCACGTCGGGGATGAGGAACCAGATCAGTGTCCCGATGACGACGGCGAGAACCGCGGAACCCCAGAAGAGCACACGCCAGTTCGCGTACTGCGCGACCGCGGCGGAGATGGGCAGGCCCAGGCCGCCGCCGATGCCCATCGAGGCGCTGACCAGCGCGATCGACGAGCTCAGCTTCTCCGCGGGTACGACGTCGCGCAGCAGGGCGATGCCCAGCGGCACCATGCCCATGCCCATGCCCTGCAGGCCGCGCCCGACGATCATCGGCGTGACGGACGAGGACAGGGCGCAGACGACCGAGCCGACCACGAGCGGGACGGAACAGGCGAGCAGCATCCGCCGCTTGCCGAGCAGGTCGCCCAGCCGGCCGGAGACCGGGACGCAGACGGCGGCGACGAGCAGCGTCACGGTGATCACCCAGGCGCTGTTCGCGGGGGTGGTGTGCAGGATCTGCGGCAGCTCGGCGATGAGCGGAGTGACCAGCGTCTGCATGATCGCCGCCACGGTGCCGGCGAAGGCGAGTGTGGCGATCACACCGCTCGCTCGGGCGGTGGGCTGGGGGGCGTCCATGAGGGACTCCTCGGGTGTCTCGGTGTGTCTCGGGGTGACTGCCTGCGGGGCAAGGGATGTGCATCGTACACGTCGTATGTATTGCGCATGTGATGTGGCTCATGCATGCAGATGTGGGACCATGGTCGCGGGCCGTGCCTATACGTGTGACGCGCGGTCCGTGCGACAGCCGGAGGCGACAGGCGCGATGGTCAGGCCCACCCACGAGGTCGAGTACGAGCAGATGCTGCTGAGCCGTCACGGCCT
The window above is part of the Streptomyces sp. NBC_01428 genome. Proteins encoded here:
- a CDS encoding Lrp/AsnC family transcriptional regulator, translating into MDEIDKAILRELQIDGRIAYAELGPKVGLSASAARQRLQRLLDSQAVQVVGVTDPMGMGGQAMALLGIGVDGDPRAVADTLAERTEVVYSVLTSGGFDLFAEVVCAGPRELLDFVNDVVRPVEGVRQVQSFPYFGIHTHRFLWNVG
- a CDS encoding FUSC family protein — translated: MAGLRTVGAIALALAVLSLLGADVTHMVAGAMTAMVGTFAIKEKQRGDQARTLLLGLPVAIVAMTLGAWLNHHVVAGDLFFVALIFTAVYSRRFGDRGWALGLIGFQIYFVSLFVGVTFSTLPGLVATLAVAFVCSAVVRFGLVVETPERVLLRLREAFRARLAQLVSAQIDLLDATPDRAEKALEDVRQNTARLHESAMMIQGRLEEGTSDSTVASLLQRRVADAEISAERLGVLILTARSAERADTLTLHLPDAPLPAPGDRLLPQHDTTAVLRRDLDALRMLVARPVSGERGTGVAQVRNRLLGYRDEENLPRASAAVQDVFRGIGEAARSVLGLRLALDGPQDESDDSPETTRSREELDAEEVAIAGAEEAEEDESARKGLQRPTTRAAVQVSVGSALAIVGGEFLSSQRWYWAVLTCWVVFLNTSSTGEILVKGYRRLLGTVLGVVAGVGLAGVVGDHTWIAFTLVLLFIFAMFFTAPLSYALMSFFVTAMLGLLYTLLNTYSASVLFLRIEETALGAACGVVAAALVLPVPTDRRTDELLATVLTRLGDVSSAAVDQLSGGVALDLLDKARDLDTALEDLRSSTQPLTHPITPLRARRQTARYLVALLETCAYHARSLAATAELLPYSRTVAADPRLKLAGRRISHNIDVLVARVEDESADGVAETGASLASMLEPDAPGLPRHDRVTGRVLRHLQRLDEGVIGLARPLGVQVATPEKTSPRSTAP
- a CDS encoding transaminase, encoding MDRTRLQQLLARESAEAERRNPRSKAAYERAEHLFGRVPMTWMNKTAGAFPRYLDTARGARVTDIDGHEYVDFCLGDTGAMAGHSPAVVAEAVQRRFAESGGATAMLPTEEAEWVGAELTRRFGLARWSFALTATDANRWSIRLARAVTGRPKILVNSYSYHGSVDESLIVVGPDGQGTARPGNVGAPCDVTLTSRVAEFNDLAQLERELAHGDVAAVLMEPALTNIGIVLPEPGYLEGVRELTRRYGTLLINDETHTFSAGPGGCTAAWDLEPDILTIGKAIGGGIPAGAYGLSADLAEQLLGRADLDLIDMGGVGGTLAGNALSVAAMRATLEHVLTDGAFAAMATLSERFEAGVRAGIERWELPWSVSRLGARTEYRFADPAPRTGTASAAAADTELEDFLHLYLANRGILLTPFHNMALMCPDTTERDVDLHTEVFAGALAELAG
- a CDS encoding UBP-type zinc finger domain-containing protein; translated protein: MTPDDATAQGWVVAPDGGRPQGRSCSHREQAVPGTGLPGTEGCAECLARGGTWVHLRACLTCGHVGCCDSSRGQHAHAHHERSGHPLVRSVEPGETWAWCYEDEVFLRPRP
- the proP gene encoding glycine betaine/L-proline transporter ProP translates to MAVTETNPVDPEAVKRHRTLFRAVRRRRNPPLRRTDITVTDEAAVKRAVKAASLGNAMEWFDFGIYSYLAVTIGHVFFPSGNGTVQLLSSFATFAVSFLVRPLGGMVFGPMGDRIGRKKVLAVTMIMMAVGTFAIGLIPSYATIGFWAPVLLILFRLVQGFSTGGEYGGASTFIAEYAPDRRRGFFGSFLELGTLAGYVGAAGLVTVLTSALGSDGMESWGWRVPFLVAGPIGLVGLYLRLRLDETPAFRKLEGESAHKASDAASAVETTAKGDLAKIFRDYWPTLILCICLVGAYNITDYMLLSYMPTYLSDEMGYSETHGLLILIATMVVLMLIISQVGKLSDRFGRKPLLMAGMLGFLVLSVPAFLLVQQGSLVAVSVGMLMLGLSLVCMLGTMSAALPALFPTQVRYGSLSVGYNLSASLFGGTTPLVITALISVTGSELMPAYYAMGAALVGIVAVACMKETARQPLAGSPPAVGTPEEAAELVESQAPVLRF
- a CDS encoding MFS transporter — protein: MDAPQPTARASGVIATLAFAGTVAAIMQTLVTPLIAELPQILHTTPANSAWVITVTLLVAAVCVPVSGRLGDLLGKRRMLLACSVPLVVGSVVCALSSSVTPMIVGRGLQGMGMGMVPLGIALLRDVVPAEKLSSSIALVSASMGIGGGLGLPISAAVAQYANWRVLFWGSAVLAVVIGTLIWFLIPDVPASAKGQRFDALGALGLGVGLVCLLLGVSKGADWGWGSATTLGLLVGAVVVLVAWGAWELRTRDPLVDLRTTGRPRVLLTNVASIFVGFGMYASMLIIPQLLQFPEATGYGLGQSMLAAGLWMAPGGIMMMIVSPFGGKLTDARGPKFTLVCGVLIIALGYGLSLALMSTAWGLMLVGMVVSSGVGLAYGSMPALIMSSVPLSETAAANGFNTLMRSLGTSVGSAVVGVVLAQMTTTAGGYTFTSENGFRTGLVVGGCVALVAAAIAAVIPAVRATAGTDTADPTAAPEVTAAAR
- a CDS encoding GNAT family N-acetyltransferase translates to MSASPSIRPYRPADRSAVADVCVSTADEGGDSRALFPDEGLMPAIFAEPYCHLEPDLAFVLDDGGGRAVGYVIGTADTAAFVARFRESWIPRVTHRYPPLTGVPRSPAEEMVGLLHTPERMVLAELAAYPAHLHIDLLPEYQRRGHGRALMHTLLTALHDRGVPAVHLGMVTANKAARAFYDRLDFHEIPVADPGPLTYLGRSTVVA
- a CDS encoding LLM class F420-dependent oxidoreductase, with the protein product MKISVVAAAREDDSPVEEPLRVATVADRLGYDEVWAGEGPTWDSFVLAAAVGHVTERVSVTAGPVPVSVRDPLTIARGAASAAAVIGRPVGVALGTSSKRVVEGVHGRPRTRPAAELARSAEAVRALLHGEPGEPIMPGSSFRRRQRPPGGPLTVAAFGDRAIAAAAEHADRMLLDVVSPEQVAALRAKLAAAERVGRTPPRLAAWLPAAVDPEPESVRQILGSVVGYLTVPGYSDMFTTAGFGESVEQARSGADREALLAKLPREAATTVGLVGDLAAVEARIAAYAAAGLDEIALVPATDGDPAGERTLTALAPGAREGTPSATRRNTT